The genomic window CAGTTTTGGGggaactcaactataaatagagaacCTCCCCTCATTTGTATCAAATCCATTGTaagttgaattcttaagagtaatagaattttttaagcatttactcaaacactttgcgtgCGTTCTTTCTGTGGTTTCTGTTGTttttttgtagcttcttttggcacaattgCTTTCACTAAATAAATTGGTGCCTTAAAGGAATTCTAAAGGAATCCTCGCTTTTgggagtaaaggctgacttaggcgagtttagAGCGAACGGATCGCCTAATGTTGCACGGATCACGAGACGGAATATTTAGTCCCGTAATACTAGTCCCACTAGCACCATCCCAGAgtgaacatatataatttttctattttacatATATAGTCCCTGCGTGTTAATACCAATAAATTTCGATTTATCAATATATAGCAGGAACAAACCATATTTTgacctttgttttgtttttggagATTAAGAAAATTCATGATTGGGATAGTGTAAATAACGGCTCGGCctaaatatgggagggtttgggtaaaaatataggctcgaaatatgggcttggataaaaaaacaaggcccgtttagaaaacgggcagGGCCTCAGGCACAACTTTTTTGGCCCGATCCCGGCCCGCCCCGGCCCGggccgatataataaatatatttattttttaatttttttaattttaaaatatttttaaaatacttttttaattttaaaatattttaaaaaatactttttttaattttttaattttaaaatatttttaaaatatatatatttttaatttttttaaataaatttttgatattttattaaaaaaatgggccgggctcggcccgggcttatgattttttcccgatcgggcctggacaaaatttcaggcccatatttcgggtcagGCCCGGGCCACaatttttatgggcccggcccagcccatgaacacctctaatgaTAGATAGCATCTTACTGTCAATGATAGACAACATCTTACAGGTCAACATATCATTTTTCTATTAGTACTAGTAAGTACCAGTATTTATATGTTCAACCATATTACTTCAAATTTAtcgatattttaataaatatatattgaatataaatatatggaaaatatttacaaatattaaaattttgagattaaataaatattaaatattaaatgcttattaaTAGTAAACTTTAGATATACAATTGGTTATTTAACAAATccaaataaacaagaaaaaatatcattcatatattaacaaacgttaaattttcatacattttttggtgatttgacaaataaattaaattttaggactaaaagagataaataaattaaatagagggctaaaataattttttataaaattagagagCCAAAAAAAAGCATATTGCAAAAAAAAgcacaataataatgtaaataatgACCGATACAATCTAATTaatgtaaataattatttaaataaataataaaaattttacattaataataaaaattttaaaatatcgtgataatattattttattgaaaaattatgatttgatatattttaaatagttccattaaaatgaaataatttaaaacttccaCTACGTATAATTTTAGACTAATGTCTTTAACAATTATCCTTCATTCTTACATCACCGTTACAATCACgtttaggggtgtgcaaaattcaggtaaaatcgaaaaaattcgaTTAACTGATCggattcggttaatcggtcggttaaccgaaatttTTTGGTCGagggtcggttaattattttttaatttttcggttaacggttaattcggttcgaaatcggtcgattaaccgaattttttcggtttaaccgaaaaaaataataaataaaattataatatataaataggcccactattcacctaaacccaatccaaacccaagtatccaaCCTAatccaattacccaacccaaccgaatcataaaaattataaataatttaataaataaaaataattaaaactaaaactaaagtctaaaagtctaaaaataatgtaattatgtagtgattcaatttggttaattcggttaatttttaaccaaaaaataaaaaaaatataattttcggttaattcggttaaccgactgaattaaccgaaaaaattttggttcggttattttttttgaaaaattttcgattcggttaacggttaaaaattttgaaaggtcggttaattcgattaatgttAGTTCGGGTCTGTTAACTGATCGGTTAACCGAATAAACACCCCTAATTACGTTTGAATTTAAGTACATATCGCACAACTGATTTTAGTCTCGTAATTACAATAGCCAATCTCACTGTCACTACTATTTCTAATATCACCGAAATTAATCTTTTCGTCCATCTAAATTCATAGTTTTAGCTTGATTTGTTCGGGGTTAGTGTGGTAGAAGTTGAGAGAATTTGGGTTGGActaaaatgttattatatgtaCAAAGACTACACTATTTGACTAAATTTTCTTGAGTTACTTTCAATTGGGTTTAGATTAGAtttagaaaaaagaagaagaaaagaagaaaaactctatGAAAACATAGCTATCATATGCCCTTTTTTTGTGGAAGTAGGATAAGATGAATGATATGACTAATGTGTACTAAATTAGCATGGATCATGCAACCACAGAAAGTTGTGTGGGTTTGGCAATTGATTTAACAAAGAAGATAGTGAAAGAAAAgactagaaaaaggaaagaagGGTAATGTATGTATATCTTTTAAGTTTTGTGGGTTTGGCAGGATGACCTTTAAAAGTGTcactaaaaagaaaaggaagccaAATATATGACAACATGAATGTAGCATTACTTGTGCCCCCAAAAAATCAATCTCTCTAGATTTTATGAAAACGATTTTTTTAATCTTGCTAACTTGAATTGCCAACACACATATCCAACGCAATTTTTGTCGTTGAGTTTTTGTATGTCAACATAAAATACACGTGGCACGTCATAAGTTATTATCTGATTATTCTGTCAATcgtattaatttttaatagtataagtggattaaactttttttaaaaataaattaatttaacttttaatctaacatataatatttaatttattattttttaatacaataacCTTCGTACTACTTTTACCGGTTAAAAAGACCGAATGTTTGAAGAGGTATACACGTAAAGTAAATCACATCGAAACATTCTTGGCCTTTGTTTGTGCTTTTTCCATCACGGTTTGTACGTaccaaaaatggaaataaattacCCAACTTTATGTATTTCATAATATACCCAAAACTTTTCACTGTACCAGACCCAGTTGAAGTCTATGCGGAAGCCAATCGAGTAATGATCAATTTGCTAAACACGAAAAAGaccaatatatatatcatattaatatatgtattattttcaGGTCAAAAAGTGAAGtaataaacaaaaagaataaataaattttcatatcGAGGAATAAGTTAGGTTAGGATGATCTtaaaaattaatgtgtttaagcattaataaaattttgtcacaccattaaattttaaagatatgaaattattattatacacttaTTCGTAGAGAAATTATTTATGGACCCTTCCTACCACATTATTCATGGtcactttttaaatatttaattacatttcaacaaaattttctatgttattgacacataattttagtaaattttttaccTTGAATTTTGAATCTAGAATCCGAACCCTAAatccaaaacatgaaatcccgaGCTCATTACTCGTAACCCCAAACCAttgaactcaaattttaaaccttaAATCTTGAACTCGGGTTTCAAGGTTTAAGGTTCGAGTTCAAAGTTCGgagttttatataaaataattaccaaaattacgtgtcaatgacatgaaaaaaattacacaaaaattattaatttttctttaaattaattgcacaaaaataaaaaaattaatttatgaaagaaacaaaatgattaaaatttacaaaaaaaaaagaaaagatatttgtttataatttaaaaaattaattatttgaagtaatttaattaaaattaaattaagtttaaaaaaatattagatataAATAAATGTACTCTatcatctttaaaatttaataatataatactattttaaaaattatactttttttgaggattctaatataatttattttcttcacAGAAATAATATGTTAACATATTAGATTTATGGTCTtgattgattttttctttttcatttgttttcatCTGAAGGCGGTTGCAATTGATCACCCATAGGCCGTACTCCACAGTCCACAGCCACCTCTTAAAAATCTTCTTacgtttaatttttaaataaaaatattaattttaatataattttaattatattttaaaatctatccTAAATTTTTGAATAAAGGTGGATCCAATTTGTAGCAGAGCAGTTGGGCGAATTTGATATCACCCTAAAATCTTATGTCAtgtaatttaaaatgttttttttaagtaaaatgttgttatataatttttaaaattaaaagtttttataacatctattttttataatattcatttttctttagattttttttaattatgtcacATAATATATGGCATAtcgtttaatgattaaattaacaattttagtaataaaaaataCCTTATTAGTATAACATTGATAgattaaaaatgtaattaaaatgttttaaagtttgagaACCAATTTAAAATAAGGGCCATGGGTTAGAGATATTTGGTTTAATTAACTCTGATATATGTTATggttgattaattttttaaattttaaatcatgaaaattagtATCACTTAAGTATATATGCTGAGAGTTTAAGAGTACAAAAGCATACAATGTAATTATTAATACATGGTTGAGTAGTTATAagataaaatcaaatcaaaacaaaGTGCAAACAAATGAAGAATTGGACAAAATCTACCTATAGTAACTATACATGGTAAGATCGAAAATTTACAGGTGACATTTACGTATAGTAAGACTTGAATGTATATTTAAGTCTCAGCTTTTCCCAACAAAGCTTTGACAGTATTAGCCATAATCGTTTATATATTACGGTCATAACTACGTTGTCTGTCTTATTTATATCCcttttatttttggaaatcaCCTTAAACTATTATATTATACAATGCAaaggtaaaagtattatagaggacattatattaagaattgaattgtatgttgtaaatttttttaaaaatgagtaaattagtacATATGTATTAGATCAAACACAAACTAGACTTTCTATTAAaaacttcatctatttttattattaaaaacgtGTCTCTATACACGTCATGTGTAACTGATCggttatgaatgaaattttaactgGAAAGACTAGTTACtgtttgatttaatgtataatgattaagttatttattttttaataaagagaGTAAGATACAATCTGAATCCTTATTATAATACACGAGTCACCATAATACTCTTACCCAAATACAATACTACTAAATCAAAAGGTGGtcaccatatttttaaaaaaaatttaatatgacaaTTAATAACCTTAGTTAATGAATTTTCTCGAAGGCTAAATTGGGAAAACTACACCAAACCCTGCCCAATACAAAAGCCCAAGAACATTGCTCTCTAGcacacattttataattttttctcacGCATCCTACACAAAGTCGGCTCTGAAGCAGATCGCGATCTGAAATTTAATTTCGAAGgttaaataatttcttttatcCCTTTCATTGTTCTTTTAGTTTTATGTAAATATGTTGAGATTTTacgggtttttttttaaatttccaataACCATGAATGATATATTGCAGCTAGAAATTTTATTCGAATTGTAGCTAATTTCCTGAAAATTTTGTGCCAATTTCAGATTTTAGGGTTCTTTTagtgtttcctttttttttgttaattttgttatccTAATTGGTTTGAGTTAATTAGCTGTTGGTCGACTTTGGCGGTGCTAGCAGCTCTGCTCCTTTGGCTTGATTCCTTTTTAGCTACCAGATTTTTCATTAGTATTGGTTTTTTAAGTTTTTCCCATAATTGGCGACTGAatctatttattaaatttaaacgAACATTTCGGATTTTTTTGTGTAATTGATTTTTGctcttttgataattttttttaaaattaattgtcGTAGAAGGAAGTGTAGCTTATGCCAGAGTTGCTGACTTTACCAGTAGCTGATTAGAACTTGTTTAAGGTAGAAGATCGCCATGGCTGCTTCAGAAGAGAATAGTGCATTGTTTCCGATTTTCATTTTAACAATAATGGCACTGCCTTTGGTGCCGTATACAATACTGAACTTGTGCCGAGCAGCATCCAAGAAAACAAAGGTAATTCATTGCCAGTGTGCAGAATGCTCTCGCTCAGGGAAATACCGCAAATCCATATTTAAGCGGGTAAGCTCTTCTGTTGCCACTTCAATTCattattcaaaatttaacttATGGGGAGTTTGAACTTTTTGTTGGCATTATGGTACATCCTCATATTTGGAATTAATTGGTCTTATTCTTGCAGATCTCGAACTTCTCAACTTGTAGTAACTTGACTCTGGTGCTGCTCTGGGTCATCATGATATTCTTGGTTTATTACATCAAGAGCATTAGCCAAGAGGTAAATGCAATTAGTACAGTATGAGTCTTGTGTAAGATTCTTTGGCTCTTATCTTGCTGTTAGAGTTCCTTTGGTTGTCTTATGCTTCTGTAATCATTGAGTTTAAATCTCTACTACACTGTTTTCTTTATTCAGATTCAAGTTTTCGAGCCTTTCAGTATACTTGGGTTGCAGCCTGGAGCTACAGATTCTGAAATAAAGAAAGCATATAGGAGACTTTCTGTTCAATACCATCCAGATAAAAATCCAGATCCAGGTTGAAGGTGTTTTAGTTGTGTAGTTATATGAATTCCTATAGATTAGCAAGAAAAGGCATTTGAATGATAACATttattcattaataatttaattatatcaatttttagaGGCTCACAAGTATTTCGTGGAGTACATAGCCAAGGCTTATCAGGCTCTCACAGATCCTATATCCcgtgaaaattttgagaaatatggACATCCAGATGGAAGACAAGTAATTTATCTTTTAGAATAAGAAGCTATgtattttaattctaattattaaGATAACTAATCCTCTTTAAGAGTTAAGACAATGCCATATCTTTTTGGTGCAGGGTTTTCAAATGGGCATTGCTCTTCCCCAGTTCTTGCTGGACATTGATGGAGCATCTGGGGGCATTCTCTTGCTCTGGATCGTTGGTGTTTGTATTCTCTTGCCGTTGGTGATTGCTGTCATATATCTCTCTAGGTCATCAAAGTATACCGGAAACTATGTCATGCATCAAACTCTATCAACTTACTATTATTTCATGAAACCTTCTTTGGCCCCAAGGTACTTTGtcacaattaaaaatatttatgatcaCTAATTGCAAACTCTAGTGAATCAATTAGTACAGATGGGGTGGTTACCAAAAAAATGCAGTTAGTGTTAACCATGTCAGCAAGATTTTTTTTGGAGAGTGGGCGCTATAGTTAGGAAATAGTGATGTCCCTTcttctttcttaattttttttagttacataagcacttgttcattgaagctttcaTTATAATCATCTTGTACCTTGTGTTTTATGAAGTTATTGGTGTATTCAAGGATCTTAAAAAATATGTATCGGGCACCATTACTGAGGCTGCTGAATCCCTCCTTGATTTAATGTTAATTTGAAATCTGATACCTATAGTTTTTAACCTTTTCTGATGTCTAGTTGAATTCCATTTTTAATCCGCTCACTGTATGGATTTGTGGAGTTGTTTGTGTAATTCTTTACAAAATGATTTGATAAAATATGGTACCTGGTTTACAGCAAAGTCATGGAAGTCTTCATTAAGGCTGCTGAATATATGGAAATACCAGTTCGTAGGACTGATGATGAACCTCTCCAGAAACTGTTTATGTCAGTTAGGAGTGAGTTGAATCTGGATCTTAAGAACATTAAGCaagagcaagctaaattttggaaACAGCATCCTGCTATAGTGAAGGTAATTATCTGCTGAGATTTATCGGTATTGAGAAAATCAAATGTAATTATTCTGATTCCTGACTAAGCTACTTATGGTTTCTTTTGTGCCATTTTCTATCTAGACTGAGCTGTTGATTCAGGCACAATTAACCCGTGAATCAGCTGCCTTATCTCCAGCTCTACTTGGTGATTTCAAGCGCATGCTAGAACTTGCACCTCGACTCCTGGAAGAATTACAGAAGGTCAGATCTAAACCTTCCTATCATTTCTGTCTGAGTAGACTTCCAGGACTGATTATTATACAGTATCATGTCTTGTGAACATGTTCTAGACCTTCTATACTCTATGTACTTTCTGCAAAACCCAGGTCTCAAATGAAAAGATAAAAGAAGCAGTTTATGCTTCTTCTTGCTACTATGTAGACACAACCATGTCCATGGGTGGATGCTGTGAAAATCTTTCATATTCAGAATAAGAACGTGTAAGATTGTGTTTGGCTAATAGAAACTACTGTCTGTTTAGTTAAGTAATTTTCAAGTACACAAGAAATTAATCATATTGAATAAAGTCATGTGTGGCTATGTGCATGATGACAGTGTTATTTGAAAAGTCAAAACTTGCACTGTCTAGGGATTTTGGATATTTACGACCTTAAGAAAATTCACTGAAATAGAGAGTCAGATGGGCAGATCAATTCTGGAGCGAAGGAACAAATTATAGACAAATGTATAAGCAGCTCTATGAAAAACCACTGCAAACAATTAGTATTACAAGTAATCAAATTTAAGTATGAGTTCGTCTGGAAGATAAAAATAGGCATTCTTACTCACGGTACTAAGTTGTCATGCTTTAGCCTCCTAGCTTGTATTTTATATGCTTATGACTTTTTCTTTGTTCAGATTGATCTCAGATATATGTATCTTTCATGTGCGATTTCTCTGTTATTAATTATGTATCCTCTATTGCAGATGGCACTTATACCTCGTACTGCTCAAGGTCATGGATGGCTGAGACCAGCTGTAGGAGTTGTGGAGCTTTCTCAATGTATTATTCAGGTGCTTATCTTGGGAAATTTTGCTACTGCTTATCATTTTTAAGTCGTGCATAAGCCTGTTATTAATTTTCATCTATTAAAATTCTGAGCGCAATATTATAGCTTAaactatttttgaaataattaaagttGGTCTAAGTATGTCCTCCCCTTTTTGCTTTGAACAAACATTTCCATTGTCATATTCAAATCTCTTAATTTTCTCAATGTAAGCTCAATTGCATTGTACCTTctaaggtttttattttttaatatactaGCTcggaaaaattaatttatgagaTAAGCTGCAATTGCCTTATTTTTTAGTCCATATTAATGCTTGGAGTTATTTATGTTGATTGATGCAACACAGGCTGTTCCACTCAGTGCAAGAAAGGCAACTGGAGGATCTAGTGAAGGCATTGCATCTTTCTTGCAGCTGCCACATTTTAGTGAGGCTGTCGTAAAAAAGATAGCTCGCAAGGTAAGTCTGAAACTTTTAGCAGGAATGCTACTAAACATTTCACCTTCTAGGTCTAGCTGTCAATTGTCAAAGGAGCTAGATCTCAACAAGCTTTCGTGCATTCTTTTTCTCTATGGTTGAGATATTGTAAATTGATGTTGGACTTGGACTTGGACTTGGGCAATATACCCAAAATTTTGATATCAGTTGTGCTCTAGTCTAGGTTTTTGCCATATGCCATTTTTTTTGCTAAGCTTTGCCATATATTTCTAGTTTTGCATTAGTTGGAGTACTTAGAGAGAGGTTTGATCTTGTTTTGTATTAGTTGGATTACTTTGAGTAACCGATCTTCGTGGCTCTTAGAAAGTAGCAAAATGATAAATACATAGGAAGATACTACTCATTTTGGGAGCTTCAACTGAATCTTTCCGTTATTAGACATAAATGGGGTATCCGTACGAACAAAATAGAGAGAACTGCTTGAAGGTTTTCTTTCTCTTAGGCCCCTTCCCCagtttatatacatatttattttttgttatttcctTTGATCTCATGGTTAGGAGTTATTTATTCTCTGTTACAGAAGGTAAGAACGTTTCAAGACCTTCGAGACATGACTATGGAGGATCGTGCTCAACTTCTAACTCAAGCAGCTGTATTTTCTCCCGCTGAAGTACAAGATGTTGAGATGGTATTGGAAATGATGCCTTCCTTAACGGTTGAAGTCACATGTGAGACCGAGGGTGAAGAGGGTATACAAGAGGGTGATGTTGTGACAGTTCAAGCTTGGATAACCCTTGAGCGCGGCAATGGCTTGATCGGTGCTCTTCCCCATGCCCCCTGTTTCCCATTCCACAAGGAAGAAAATTTCTGGTTCTTGCTTGCAGATTCTGTCTCAAACAATGTATGGTTTTCCCAAAAGGTGAGCTTCATGGACGAAGCTACAGCAATAACTGCCGCTTCCAAAACAATTCAGGAGACAATGGAGGTTTCTGGAGTAAGTGCCAAGGAGACAAGCGAAGCTGTCAAAAGAACCATAGAGAAGGTTCGAGGTGGTTCCAGATTGGTGATGGGCAAATTCCCTGCCCCAACTGAAGGAAACTACAACTTGACTTGTTTCTGCTTATGCGACTCCTGGATAGGTTGCGATAAAAAGACAAACTTGAAGGTTAAAATCCTGAAAAGAACAAGAGCCGGCACTCGGGGTGGTCTCGTATCGGAAGAAGGACCTATTGTGGAGGATGGAATCGAAGAAGAAGAGGAGAACGAAGAGGACTATGACGATTATGAGAGTGAATACAGCGAAGAGGAGGAAGAGGAGAAGGATACGAAAAAGAAGGGCCCTGCTGCTAATGGTGCAGTGCATAATAAAGGCTCAAGCTCTGAAGGTTCAGGCTCAGATGAGgaatgaaacaaataaattccaATTTTCATTTAGAAGAATAAAaccctacttttttttttctctttaagaatatccttttaacttttttttaaa from Gossypium hirsutum isolate 1008001.06 chromosome D12, Gossypium_hirsutum_v2.1, whole genome shotgun sequence includes these protein-coding regions:
- the LOC107947323 gene encoding dnaJ protein ERDJ2A; its protein translation is MAASEENSALFPIFILTIMALPLVPYTILNLCRAASKKTKVIHCQCAECSRSGKYRKSIFKRISNFSTCSNLTLVLLWVIMIFLVYYIKSISQEIQVFEPFSILGLQPGATDSEIKKAYRRLSVQYHPDKNPDPEAHKYFVEYIAKAYQALTDPISRENFEKYGHPDGRQGFQMGIALPQFLLDIDGASGGILLLWIVGVCILLPLVIAVIYLSRSSKYTGNYVMHQTLSTYYYFMKPSLAPSKVMEVFIKAAEYMEIPVRRTDDEPLQKLFMSVRSELNLDLKNIKQEQAKFWKQHPAIVKTELLIQAQLTRESAALSPALLGDFKRMLELAPRLLEELQKMALIPRTAQGHGWLRPAVGVVELSQCIIQAVPLSARKATGGSSEGIASFLQLPHFSEAVVKKIARKKVRTFQDLRDMTMEDRAQLLTQAAVFSPAEVQDVEMVLEMMPSLTVEVTCETEGEEGIQEGDVVTVQAWITLERGNGLIGALPHAPCFPFHKEENFWFLLADSVSNNVWFSQKVSFMDEATAITAASKTIQETMEVSGVSAKETSEAVKRTIEKVRGGSRLVMGKFPAPTEGNYNLTCFCLCDSWIGCDKKTNLKVKILKRTRAGTRGGLVSEEGPIVEDGIEEEEENEEDYDDYESEYSEEEEEEKDTKKKGPAANGAVHNKGSSSEGSGSDEE